In Pseudomonadota bacterium, a single genomic region encodes these proteins:
- a CDS encoding ATP synthase subunit C — MSPRKNRRCHMMKLSYLRIGSIGAVLVGIILPTAVAMAQETARAGAPADMVSAYKTIGLGLAAAFAIAMSVLGAGHAVGRIGSAALGAAAEKPELLTRSILFVALAEGLAVLGFAIAMMLIQKI, encoded by the coding sequence GTGAGTCCCAGAAAAAATCGGAGGTGTCACATGATGAAGTTGTCATACTTGCGAATCGGATCAATCGGAGCGGTTCTCGTGGGTATAATCCTGCCCACTGCGGTAGCAATGGCACAGGAAACCGCGCGCGCGGGTGCACCGGCAGATATGGTATCGGCGTACAAAACCATCGGCTTAGGTCTGGCAGCCGCTTTTGCCATCGCCATGAGCGTGCTCGGCGCAGGCCATGCTGTGGGGCGGATCGGGTCGGCAGCGCTCGGTGCAGCAGCGGAGAAACCTGAGTTGCTGACCCGCAGTATCCTGTTCGTGGCATTGGCAGAGGGGCTTGCCGTGCTTGGCTTCGCTATCGCCATGATGCTGATACAAAAAATATAG
- a CDS encoding cytidylate kinase-like family protein, producing MWENISSEKSESFIELHFGPKGKDTSETSTKPAITISRAEGAGGLTVASNLADYLQIHTPSHEVWTVFSQHLVAKVLEEHHLHKRIGNFMKEGHKGTLTDAFEEFLGLHPSTWTLVEKTNATILRLAQIGNVILVGRGANVVTSEMQTVFHVRLVGSFEKRIEQAQKVFGLDRKSAINYIKKKDEGRRRYLKDNFDKNIDDPLLYHITINTDLVQYDEAARLIGDEVIRRFKLGSPLKAKGSGSRLT from the coding sequence ATGTGGGAGAACATCAGCTCTGAAAAAAGTGAGTCTTTCATAGAGCTCCACTTTGGCCCGAAGGGCAAAGATACTTCGGAAACTTCGACAAAACCAGCAATAACAATTTCACGGGCAGAGGGGGCGGGCGGGCTTACAGTCGCTTCAAATCTGGCAGACTATCTGCAAATACACACTCCTTCTCATGAGGTGTGGACCGTTTTCTCTCAGCATCTCGTGGCAAAAGTGTTGGAGGAGCACCACCTCCACAAGCGCATTGGCAATTTCATGAAGGAAGGCCACAAGGGTACGCTGACCGATGCATTTGAGGAGTTCCTGGGTTTGCACCCCTCCACATGGACGCTCGTGGAGAAGACTAACGCAACCATATTACGCCTTGCGCAAATAGGGAATGTTATTCTGGTGGGCCGAGGGGCCAACGTCGTTACCAGCGAGATGCAGACCGTTTTTCATGTGCGCCTGGTCGGGTCGTTTGAAAAGAGGATCGAGCAGGCGCAGAAGGTCTTCGGTCTCGATCGAAAATCAGCCATCAATTATATCAAGAAAAAGGATGAGGGACGCAGGCGCTATCTGAAGGATAACTTCGACAAAAATATTGACGATCCATTGCTCTACCACATCACCATCAATACGGATCTGGTGCAGTACGACGAAGCCGCACGGTTGATCGGCGATGAAGTGATCAGGCGTTTCAAACTGGGCAGTCCCTTGAAAGCGAAGGGAAGTGGGAGCCGTTTAACTTAA
- a CDS encoding V-type ATP synthase subunit F — translation MKFYCIADEDTVRGFRLAGIGAQVAATAEEARTAIDDVAARPDCGVIIITEKVAAWIRPQIEMMRLERDRLLIVEIPGPEGPLSGRKSLREFVQEAVGVSVG, via the coding sequence GTGAAGTTTTATTGCATTGCCGACGAAGACACAGTGCGCGGGTTCCGGTTGGCAGGCATCGGTGCGCAGGTTGCAGCAACGGCGGAAGAAGCCCGGACTGCCATCGATGACGTTGCAGCCCGACCCGACTGTGGAGTCATTATCATCACCGAAAAGGTGGCAGCCTGGATTCGGCCACAAATAGAGATGATGCGACTGGAGCGGGACCGCCTGCTGATTGTCGAGATACCCGGGCCGGAAGGACCGCTGTCAGGGCGTAAGAGCCTGCGAGAATTCGTACAGGAAGCTGTGGGTGTGAGTGTTGGCTAA
- a CDS encoding V-type ATPase subunit, whose product MQTTIADSGTTLVIASKQWIANDLDYLAARLHARRSRMAEAERLDGLCHIRSLPEFYHTIFPESEFKGVLDFQRLLVYELIDELSGFRAHMSGPGADLIDWTLVRFQVENLKVLIRACLTKAPVEELYGHLVSLPGELALNTQGLAAVESPEDFVRLVPKGLLRENLEKALKNYRDYPRPFFFEAALDRGYFQGLVARTEGLSREDREIIKPMVYQEVDIFHLMLVVRGKFHYSLTPEMLRPLHVAGTRISRALFADMLNDPDLYTSVDRVAERVLDAAPFKHGLNDGSMAVDASALEGFAWKRFFRLANMAFRQSHMGLGAIMGYVGLRRVEVANLITISEGIRNGMAAETIRGRLIPRTLFVEGAT is encoded by the coding sequence GTGCAAACAACCATAGCTGACTCCGGCACTACTTTGGTCATTGCTTCGAAGCAATGGATAGCGAATGACCTGGATTATCTCGCGGCCCGTCTCCATGCCCGCCGCAGCCGCATGGCCGAGGCGGAGCGACTCGATGGTCTGTGCCACATTCGGAGTCTTCCAGAATTTTATCACACAATCTTTCCGGAGTCTGAGTTTAAGGGAGTCCTTGATTTCCAGCGCCTGTTGGTCTATGAACTGATCGACGAGTTATCCGGCTTCCGTGCCCATATGTCCGGCCCGGGAGCCGATCTGATCGATTGGACGCTGGTTCGGTTCCAAGTGGAAAATTTGAAGGTATTGATCCGGGCATGTTTAACAAAGGCCCCCGTCGAAGAGCTATACGGGCATCTTGTCTCCCTCCCCGGGGAGTTAGCCTTGAATACCCAAGGGTTGGCTGCAGTGGAATCTCCGGAAGATTTTGTCCGGCTGGTCCCAAAGGGACTCCTTCGGGAGAACCTGGAGAAGGCTCTCAAGAACTATCGTGATTATCCCCGACCGTTCTTCTTTGAGGCAGCGCTGGACCGCGGCTATTTTCAGGGGTTGGTTGCCAGGACGGAAGGGCTCTCGCGGGAAGACCGGGAAATCATCAAACCAATGGTTTATCAAGAAGTGGACATCTTCCACCTGATGCTGGTTGTCCGGGGAAAATTCCACTATAGCTTGACGCCTGAGATGTTGCGGCCGTTACATGTCGCAGGGACACGTATCTCTCGTGCGCTTTTTGCTGATATGCTCAATGACCCGGATCTCTATACGTCGGTGGACCGTGTTGCGGAGCGCGTGCTCGATGCAGCGCCTTTCAAACACGGACTGAATGATGGATCAATGGCTGTTGATGCTTCAGCCTTAGAGGGTTTTGCATGGAAGCGATTCTTTCGTTTGGCCAACATGGCCTTTCGTCAAAGCCACATGGGGTTGGGGGCAATTATGGGTTACGTGGGCCTCCGTCGTGTGGAAGTGGCCAACCTCATCACGATTTCCGAGGGGATTCGCAACGGTATGGCTGCTGAGACAATCCGTGGACGTTTGATCCCACGGACTTTGTTCGTGGAGGGGGCGACGTGA
- a CDS encoding MFS transporter, which yields MANGEKSASNGLHWAWIILAVCFVDLYISYGIRLGYSVLLPEMIRTMGFTRRQGGDIFNSYFIVYVIFSLFTGYLTDRLGARRVISFFCIILGVGTILMGTAQSFWQACIFYGIVGMGGAAMWTPIITLVQKWFAIKKKGMALGILSTGFGLGFATMGKFYPVVVAQWSWRYCWYLLGIAALLVVVINALLLRSKPEDKGLSPWGQLPDDGVTAQGAPSAQVQKIRFSEILTLPRFWFIGSSYFLIAAALYLILTFMVDYARYELGFSYGKASMLATIHGIGQIVGVLTIPMASDYIGRRMTILLTNACIALSILSIILAGGNEPWLFISIGFIGAFFGATFPMYGACGGDYFKKEMMGTVIGALTLFYGSGAIIANRMGGQIRDATGSFYIPFGIAALAAIFSALLMFFVKHQGKRT from the coding sequence ATGGCTAATGGAGAGAAATCTGCAAGCAACGGTCTCCACTGGGCGTGGATAATCCTTGCTGTATGTTTTGTAGACCTCTATATCAGCTACGGGATACGTCTTGGTTATAGCGTTTTGTTGCCGGAGATGATACGGACAATGGGGTTTACAAGAAGGCAGGGGGGCGACATATTCAATTCCTATTTTATTGTATATGTCATTTTCTCGCTCTTCACCGGTTATCTTACAGACCGTCTCGGTGCGAGAAGGGTAATATCATTCTTCTGCATCATCCTCGGGGTAGGTACTATTCTGATGGGCACAGCACAAAGTTTCTGGCAGGCATGCATTTTTTACGGGATTGTCGGCATGGGTGGAGCGGCCATGTGGACGCCAATTATAACGCTTGTCCAGAAGTGGTTTGCTATCAAAAAGAAAGGGATGGCGCTCGGCATACTCTCTACCGGATTCGGGCTTGGTTTTGCTACAATGGGAAAGTTTTACCCCGTTGTGGTAGCGCAATGGAGCTGGAGATACTGCTGGTATTTGTTAGGCATAGCAGCGCTTCTTGTGGTCGTGATAAATGCATTGCTTTTGAGGAGCAAGCCTGAGGATAAAGGACTTTCTCCATGGGGGCAGTTGCCTGACGATGGGGTAACTGCTCAGGGCGCCCCTTCTGCACAGGTACAAAAAATAAGGTTTTCAGAGATCCTTACGCTGCCGCGCTTCTGGTTCATAGGTTCCTCCTATTTTCTGATTGCCGCCGCCCTCTATCTTATCCTTACCTTTATGGTTGACTATGCAAGATATGAACTGGGATTCTCATACGGCAAGGCTTCCATGCTTGCAACCATTCACGGCATAGGACAGATTGTCGGAGTGCTCACAATCCCGATGGCGTCCGATTATATCGGCAGGCGAATGACGATTTTACTTACAAATGCCTGTATTGCTTTGAGCATATTGAGTATTATCCTTGCAGGGGGGAATGAACCCTGGTTGTTTATAAGTATTGGTTTTATCGGGGCGTTTTTCGGGGCAACTTTCCCGATGTATGGCGCCTGCGGCGGGGATTATTTCAAGAAAGAGATGATGGGGACGGTTATAGGGGCGCTGACGTTGTTCTATGGCTCAGGTGCTATCATTGCAAACAGGATGGGTGGCCAGATAAGGGATGCTACTGGGTCCTTTTATATCCCCTTTGGCATTGCAGCGCTTGCTGCTATATTCTCTGCGCTGCTGATGTTTTTCGTGAAACATCAAGGGAAAAGGACATGA
- a CDS encoding V-type ATP synthase subunit E, whose translation MIMDQNSTEVLREEILADARREGEEIVIRARRDAEVFLTGAVAEADRVRQERLDQARAEAARQSALILATVPVETGRLRAARIEALLESVYWEVHQRLLAREGFEYRETVIALASHAIIQMAGVDFVVKLSEEDHTILGDGLAGEIAHRVGRPVSIVVLQEPGIMGGGVVVEDAEARQVWDNRLAKRLERLWPELRRQIAVQASFVPAHINVDVSPGNSE comes from the coding sequence ATGATAATGGATCAAAACTCTACAGAAGTATTGCGCGAAGAAATCCTCGCAGACGCCCGGAGAGAGGGCGAGGAAATTGTCATTCGCGCGAGGCGGGACGCAGAAGTTTTTTTAACCGGTGCCGTGGCCGAAGCTGACCGGGTACGACAGGAGCGGCTTGACCAGGCCCGTGCAGAGGCCGCTCGCCAGAGTGCATTAATTCTGGCTACGGTTCCCGTCGAAACGGGCCGGCTGCGGGCGGCACGCATCGAAGCGCTGCTTGAGTCTGTGTACTGGGAAGTGCACCAACGATTGCTGGCCCGCGAAGGCTTTGAATATCGCGAAACCGTGATCGCCCTTGCTTCTCATGCCATAATTCAGATGGCAGGCGTTGACTTTGTCGTGAAGCTTTCGGAGGAGGATCATACTATTCTGGGCGACGGCCTGGCCGGAGAAATTGCGCACCGCGTCGGCCGGCCGGTGAGTATTGTTGTTTTGCAGGAACCTGGCATTATGGGCGGCGGTGTTGTTGTTGAGGATGCGGAGGCTCGCCAGGTGTGGGATAACCGCCTTGCGAAGAGGCTGGAACGACTGTGGCCGGAACTGAGGCGACAGATAGCCGTGCAGGCATCTTTCGTCCCGGCACACATAAACGTCGACGTGAGCCCCGGAAACAGTGAATAG